The Acidimicrobiales bacterium sequence GCCGAGCAGGGGACCCACCACGGCACCGACTTCCGCTCGGACCCCCGCTACCAGCGCTGCGCCGAGACCCTCGCCGGCCTCAACGGTGCGTTGCCCTACTTCACGCGCATGCACGACATGTACCCCGAACACGTCCACGAGGAGATCGCCCTCCTCGCGATCGTCTACGGCGGCATGGCCCCGGAGACCATGGCGGTCATGCCCACGTGGCGGGACTGGTACCTCGCCAGCGACCAGGTGCCGTACTACGCGTTCATGAAGACGATGCTCCAGATCATGACGTTCCTCGGTCGGGGGACCGAGCGGGAGGCCGATCGCTGGCTGCTCAAGTCGCCCCAACACGTCGAACGGCTCGGCGACCTGATCACCGTGTTCCCCGATGCGACCGTCGTCTGCACCCACCGCGACCCGGTGGCTGTCGCGAAGTCGATGTCCACCATGCTGACCTACACCTCACGCATGAGCCGTGACCCGGAGAAGCTGGTGGACGTGGGCCGCTACTGGATCGACCGGATGGCGCGCATGTTCCGGTCGATGGCCGAGGACCGGCATCTCGTGCCCGCCGGTCAGTCGGTCGACATCCGCTTCCACGAGTTCATGGCCGACGACATCGCCACGGTCGAGCGCATCTACGCACTCGCGGACCAGCGCTTCGACGAGTCGACGCGAGCGGCGATGGACGCCTACATGGCGGACCACCCGCGGGGCGTGCACGGAAGCGTGACGTACCACATCGAGGAGGACTTCGGCGTCGACACGGAGGCGCTCGCCGCCGACCTCGCGTTCTACGTCGACCGCTTCGGCGTGAAGGTCGAGGCCCCACGCTGATGGCTGCGATCGCGAATCCGGACTCGCTCACGGACGACGAACTGATCCGGGCGGTGAGCGAGGTGTTGTCGGTCGACCGCACGCTCGACAACTCGTTCGTGCTCCACTCGCCGCTCGAACTGCTGGCTCGGGCCGATCTGCTCAAGCGGGTGTCGCCGGCGGCGCGCGACGGCGCCCGGGCCCGGCTGGTCAGCCTCGCCGAGATCCACCACGGGAGCGGTGACCCGATCCCGCTCCCCGAGATGCCGGGGGACGGGGACGTCGACGTGCTGCTCGGTGCGATCGGGGCGGGAGACGTCGATCGCGCCGATGCCATCGCGATGGCGCTCCTGCCGGAAGCGGACGTCGCCGACGTCTGTCGGCTTCTGGCCCCCGCCACGGTGCGGGCCGCGGCCGCGGCGGCCCACGCGCCGATCCTGCTCGGCAACTGGCCCCGCACGACGGCGCACGCCTCGCTCGACCCCCGGTTCGTGCGGGGGATCGTGCGGCGGCTCACCCGCAGTCCGGACGTGCGCTTCGATCTACCCCATCCGAACGCGAGCCGGCAGCCGGGTTCCGCCGAGGATCTCGACGCGGCCCTGCGCTCGGTGCCTCGCCTCGGCAGTCCCGGTTGGGGCATCTACGCCCTCGTCCAGCAGGCGGAGTCATCCGGCCTGATGGCGGACATGCCGGCAATCGGGCCGGCCGGTGTCGACGTCGACGACGCCTTCCGGGTGCTCTTCCGCGTGGCGGCGACATCGATGGTGCTCGGTGACGAGGAGGCGGCGCCCTACGAGTGGACCCACTGCCTCTCGCTGCCGATCGGCGTCTGGCTCTCGGCCCGCGCCCACGCCGACCCCCACGAGGCGCTCGATGTGGCGGTCACCCACGTCGTCGGCTTCCGCGCCGCGTTCGGCGACGGCGCGCTGGGCCGGTACGAACCGGCCGCGCCCGAGTCACCGCTCGGGGAGGCGCTCGACGAGGGTCCCGCCGTGGCCGCGGCAGCTGCGTTCCACGCGCCGGATCACGCCGACGCGATGGCCCTGCTGATCGACGCGGTGGCGGGCGAGCACGACGCCCATCTCGTCAAGTACGTCCATGCTGCGCTGGACGCGACCGCGGCTGACCCCGCGAACGCGGCGCTCTATCGCGCCGCGGCCGCGCACCTCGCGGCGTGGTGGCGGCAGAACCCGCCGGACGACGACCCGCTGGCCTGAGCCGAGCGGTCGCCGAGGGTCAGATCGAGACGCTGAACGGCGGCGGCTCGGCCTCGTTCACGATCGGGTCCACGTCGTTGTTGAACATCGGGAACTTGCGCTCGGCCTTCTCCCGGAACCGGGTGGTCGAGTGCACCGGGTCCTTGTCGAACTCCGGGATCACGTGCTTGCCGAAGACCTCGATCATCTCGATGGTCTGCTCGTGGGTCAGGCCCTCGTCCGGTGTGCCGAAGACCACCTGGTCGCAACCGACGTTCTGGTAGGCCTCGACCTGCTGGCAGACCTCTTCGGGGTTGCCACACAGCATGTAGCCGGCCTCGATCGCCGCGTCGAGCATCTCGTCGTCGAGCTCGAACCGCTCCCGCTTCTTGGGCCAGATGATCGCATCGGGGCTCTTCGGCATGGAGTCGTGGTAGAGGTTCACCATCGTGACGCGGTAGCCACGCACGTTGCTCTTCGCAATGGCCCGGGCCTCCTCGCGGTCCTCGAGGCAGAGCACGGCGTTGGTCATCATCACGTTGTTGTTCTGGTACTGGCCGATCTGGTCGGTGACGTTCTCCGACGCCTCCTTGTAGGCCTCGACCCGTCCCTTGAGGTTGTGGATGGGCTCGAAGTTGAAGGCGATGGCGCCGATGCCGTGGGAGCCGGCCTTCGCGAAGGTCGCGGGGTTGCCGCACGCGACCCAGATGGGCGGGTGGCCCGTGCCGTACGGCTTCGGGAGGATGTTGTGGGGCGTGGGCACCGAGAAGTGCTCGCCGTGGTGCGAGTAGTCCTTCTGTTCCCACATGCGGGGGATCTCGTGGGCGACCTCGTCCCACATGGCCTTCGTCTGGCTCAGCTCCGTGCCGTTGAAGGTGGCGACCTCGTGGCTGCCCGCCCCACGGCCGGTGCCGAACTCGAATCGACCCTCGGTGAGGTGATCCATCATCGCGGCCCGCTCCGCGATGCGAGCCGGGTGGACCTTCGTGGTCGGGAACGAGGTGATCGCCGAGCCGATGTGGATCCGCTCGGTCTTGGCGGCGACATACCCCATGAACGGGTAGGGGGCCGACATGTGGCTGTACTCGGTCAGGGCGTGGTGCTCACCGAACCAGGTGTACTTCCAGTTGAACGAGTCGGCGTGGACCGCGTACTCGGCCTCTCGCATGAGCATGAGGTGCTCGCTGGCCGGGTCGTGGGCCGCGGGACCGGGCAGGTACCCGTTGAAGAAGAGGCCGAACTCCATTGAGGTGTCTCCTAGGAACTAGAACGCGTTCTGGTTTGAGAGTAGCGCAGGATCAGGTGCCCGTGAAGTCGGGCGTGCGCTTCTCCGCGAAGGCCTTCGGGCCCTCCTTTGCATCATTGCTCGCGAAGACGGCCTGCCCGTAGTCCCACTCGTGATGTAGGGCTTCGTCGAGGCCCATGCCGTCGGTCTCGTGCAGGGTGCGGGTGATCGCCGCCGTCGACAGGGGACCGTTCGCGGCGACGACGTGGGCGATCTCGAGCGCCTTGTCGAGCGCCTCGCCGTCGGGCACGACATGGCCGATCAAGCCGATGTCCTTGGCCTCGGGTGCGAGGATGTGCTTGCCGGTCAGGAGGATCTCGGCGGCCTGGGTGTAGGGGATCTGGCGGGGGAGACGCACCGCGGAACCACCCATGGGATACAGCGACCAGCGCGCCTCGCTGACACCGAAGCGAGCGCTCTCTCCGGCGACGCGGATCTCCATCGCCTGGAGCAGTTCGGTGCCGCCGGCGATGGCGACGCCCTCGACGGCCGCGACGATCGGCTTCGTGGGGCGGTAGTGACGGAACAGCGCCTTGTAGACGATGTCGGGGTCCTCGGCCATGCGGGCCGCGGTGTCCATCGGATCGCCGTCCTCCGCGTCGCCCGCCATGGCCCGGAGGTCGGCACCGGCACAGAAGTTCCCGCCGGCACCGGTCACGACGATGCAGCGGATGTCGGGATCGTTCGACGCCTCCTCGTAGGCATCGAACATGCGGATCAGCATCGCCCCCGAGAGCGCGTTGAATCGTGCGGGTCGGTTCATCGTGAGGATCAGGACGTGACCGTCCCGCTCGACGAGGAGGTCGTGGTTCTCGGTGTCGCCAGCCATGGTCGCGGAACCTATCCCCGGCACTGGGATCGGGCCAGACGGACGGTCAGGCCTCGGCCAGGTCCTCGAGCGGGGGGCAGCTGCAGATCAGGTTGCGGTCGCCGTGCACACCGTCGATGCGGCTGACCGGCGGCCAGTACTTGTTCTCGCGGTCCCACGCCTCGGGGAAGACGGCCTCGTCGCGGGTGTACGGATGGGTCCAGTCGTCGGCCGTCGCCTCCATCGCGGGGTGCGGTGCGTTGACGAGCGGGTTGTCGTCCGCCGGCCAGTCGCCGCCCTGCACCCGTTTGGCCTCGCTGTGGATGGCGATCATCGCGTCGCAGAACCGGTCGATCTCGGCGAGGCTCTCGGATTCCGTCGGCTCCACCATCAGCGTGCCCGCGACCGGGAACGACATCGTCGGCGCGTGGAAGCCGTAGTCGATGAGGCGCTTCGCGATGTCGTCGACCTCGATGCCCGCCTCCTGCTTGATCACGCGGGTGTCGAGGATGCACTCGTGTGCCACCCGGTCGGTGGCGCCGGTGTAGAGCACCGGGTAGTGGTCCTCCAGGCGCTTGGCGATGTAGTTGGCGTTGAGGATCGCCGTCTCCGTCGCCTCGCGCAGGCCGTCGCCGCCCATCATGCGGATGTACATCCAGGGAATCGCGAGGATGCCGGCTGACCCCCAAGGGGCTGCCGCGATCGGCCCGGCGCCCGTGGGCGGGCCGGCGACCGGGTTCAGCGGATGGTTGGGGAGGAACGGCACGAGATGCTCGCCGACCCCGATGGGGCCGACACCCGGTCCACCACCCCCGTGGGGGATGCAGAAGGTCTTGTGCAGGTTGAGATGGCTCACGTCCGCGCCGAACGCACCGGGCTGGGCGAGCCCGACCATGGCGTTCAGGTTGGCGCCGTCGAGATACACCTGACCGCCCGCTTCGTGGATCATGTCGCAGATGCGGCGGATCTCGACCTCGAACACGCCGTGGGTGGACGGGTAGGTGATCATCAGAGCGGCGAGCTGGTCGCGGTGTTCGCTGACGACCTTGTCGAGATGGGCGATGTCGACGTTGCCGAGGTCGTCGCACTCGACGACGGCGACCCGCATGCCCGCCATCACGGCGCTCGCTGCGTTGGTGCCGTGGGCCGACGACGGGATCACACAGATGTCACGCTCGTGATCGCCGCGGCTCTGGTGGTAGGCGCGGATCGCGAGGAGTCCGGCGAGCTCGCCCTGGGCACCCGAGTTCGGCTGGAGGGACACTGCCGCATAGCCGGTGATCTCCACGAGCCAACGTTCGAGCTGGTCGATCATGCGCTGGTAACCGACGGTCTGGTCCACCGGGGCGAACGGATGGATGCCGGCGAGCTCGGGCCAGCTGATCGGCTCCATCTCCGTCGCCGCGTTCAGCTTCATCGTGCACGAACCGAGGGGGATCATCGATCGATCCAGGGCGATGTCGCGGTTCACGAGCTTGCGCATGTAGCGCACGAGTTCGGTCTCGCTGCGGTAGGCGGAGAAGATCGGGTGGCTCAGCGCCGGCGTGGTGCGCCGCAGGGCCGCGGGGCGGGGGTCGGCGACCGTCGCGTCGAGCGCATCGAGGTCCGCCTCGACGCCGAAGGCGTGCCACACGGTCTCGATCACGTCGCGTCCGGTGGTCTCGTCGAGCGAGGCGGCGACGGTGTCGGCGTCGACCCGGCGGAGATTGATGCCCTCCGCCAGCGCGATGGCCATGACCTTGTCGGCTCGTCCGGGGACCCGGGCGCACACGGTGTCGAAGAACGCGTCGTGAACGACCTCGACGCCGCCGTCGCGCAGCCCCTGGGCGAGCACGGCGGCCAGGCGATTGATGCGTCGGGCGATGCGGCGCAGACCGACCGGGCCGTGGTGGAGGGCGAACATCGAGGCCATGACGGCCAACAACACCTGGGACGTGCAGATGTTGGACGTGGCCTTCTCGCGCCGGATGTGCTGCTCGCGGGTCTGGAGGGCGAGACGGAGGGCGGGGCGTCCGCCGGTGTCGACGGACACGCCGACCAGCCGTCCGGGCAGGGAGCGCTGATGGTCTTCGCGCACCGCGAAGTACGCCGCATGTGGGCCACCGAAGCCCATGGGCACACCGAAGCGCTGGGTGCTGCCGACGACCACGTCGGCGCCCAACTCGCCGGGGGGAGTGAGCACGGTGAGCGCCAGCGGATCGGCAGCGACGGCGACGAGCGTGCCGGCGGCCTGGCAGCGCTCGATGATCGCGGCGAGGTCGGGGATCGCGCCGGTGGTGCCGGGATACTGGACGAGGACGGCGTAGACGCCGTCGAGGTCCGCGGTCAGCGGATCGGCGACGGCGGTCTCCAGACCGATCGGCTCCGCTCGTGTCTCCACGACCGAGATGGTCTGGGGGTGGCACTCGGGGTCGATCACGAAGCGGTCGCCCTGCTTGCCCCGGCTCACCCGGTGCAGCATGGTCATCGCCTCGGCCGCCGCGGTGCCCTCGTCGAGCAGCGAGGCGTTGGCGAGATCCATTCCGGAGAGCTCGGACACCATCGTCTGGAAGTTCAGCAACGCCTCGAGCCGGCCCTGCGAGATCTCGGGTTGGTACGGCGTGTAGGCGGTGTACCAACCGGGATTCTCCATGATGTTGCGGCGGATGACCGGCGGCGTGTGGGTGTCGTGGTAGCCCATCCCGATCAGCGAGGTGAGCGGGCGGTTCGCCGACGCGATGGCCTTGAGCTCGTCCTGCGCGGCCTGCTGGCCGATCGGTTCGGGCAGGTCGAGCGGTGCCGTCATCCGGATGTCGTCCGGCACCGTCTGGTCGATGAGGGCGTCGATGTCGGGCAGGCCGAGCGCGGCGAGCATCTTCTCGCGGTCGCGCGTCGGCGGGCCGATGTGGCGACCCACGAACGCGTCGCGGCCTTCCAGCTCGATCAGGGTGGGCCGGTCGTCATTCGATGGCATGGGAACTCCGGGCGTCGTCGCTGAGGGTTCCCCGCTCGGTCCGGAGGCCTGAGAGCTTCACGTCGACGAGTCGGCGCTTTCCCCTTCGGCGGGTGGACGAGCCACCACTCTCCCGAGACGTCCACGTGACGGCGGTCAGGGTGCCTGAGAGGTTCCCGGGGAGGTTGCTCCTTCGGCGGCCGCCCGGGTCCGAGGACCCGACCGACGCTCTCCCGCCATCACAGACGACGTGGGGTCGACGGTAACAGGATCGTCGTCAGGACAGTTCGATCAGCAGGAAGATCATGCCGATCGCGTTCACGTAGATGTGGGCGAAGATGGACGCCCCGATCCGGCCGGTGGCGATGCGGCCGAGGCCGATGACGGCACCCAGCACGAAGAGGATCGGGGTGCGCCAGGGCTCGAAGTGGGCGACGGCGAACACCAGGCTCGTGATGGCGAGGGTGGACCACTGGTTGAACCCACGCTTCTCGAGTGCACTCCACCACAGGCCGCGGAAGACGACCTCCTCGATGACCGGGATCGCGGTCGCGCCGAGGAACGCCAACAGGTAGATCCACACGGACAGGCCGCTGCTCTCGCCATCGGAGTCCTCGATGAGGTCGGCGACCGCGGCGGACGGTTCCTCGCCGAAGAGTTCGACCATCGCGGCCGCGGTGATGCCGGCGAGGATCAACGCCGAGATGCAGAGTGCGGCGCCGACGGCCGCGTCGCTGAAGGTGATCCGGGCCCGGAGGTCGGCGACCAATCCCTCGCCCTTGGCGTTGGCGGCCCAGGCGACATAGATGAACTGGCAGGCGGCCGGGACCACGACGAGCAGTGGGAGCCACGGCCCGTCGAGCGTGGCGTCGACGCCCTCGACGATGGCGAACGCGAGGCCGAGGACGAGCGACGTGGTGAAGAAGATGACGAACGCCAGCACGGCGTCGGGCAGGCCCCAGCGGGAGCGTTCGTGGTCGTAGACGTGGGCTCCGAGCCCCGCCGCGAGCGATCCCCGTGGTGGGGGAGGTGGCGGGAGGCGCGGGGGCGGCGGCGGAGGTGGTGGGAGCGGCGCCATGGCGATCTACGGGTGGACGTCGCCCCGATCGGTGAGGTCCATCTTCTCGAACGGGCCGAAGAAGCCGTGCTCGTAGAGCCCGTAGCCGGTCCTGCCGTCGTAGGTGAACTCGCCGACCGAGTCGACGACGCCGTACTGGGCGAGGGCGCGGATCTC is a genomic window containing:
- a CDS encoding sulfotransferase: MATDRPAPVRITDLVAPEYPEEIAAAFDMVAPLADALDWSPEAILGQAAAETGLDDFGDDLHVEPLSVLAAAMIGEGELSTLGQLSNHGTLVAHAKQKLLAVDLLKRHPEIHEIEIDRPVVIAGQGRTGTTHLHNLMSSDAGFRTMPYWESLEPVPPRAEQGTHHGTDFRSDPRYQRCAETLAGLNGALPYFTRMHDMYPEHVHEEIALLAIVYGGMAPETMAVMPTWRDWYLASDQVPYYAFMKTMLQIMTFLGRGTEREADRWLLKSPQHVERLGDLITVFPDATVVCTHRDPVAVAKSMSTMLTYTSRMSRDPEKLVDVGRYWIDRMARMFRSMAEDRHLVPAGQSVDIRFHEFMADDIATVERIYALADQRFDESTRAAMDAYMADHPRGVHGSVTYHIEEDFGVDTEALAADLAFYVDRFGVKVEAPR
- a CDS encoding LLM class flavin-dependent oxidoreductase, with amino-acid sequence MEFGLFFNGYLPGPAAHDPASEHLMLMREAEYAVHADSFNWKYTWFGEHHALTEYSHMSAPYPFMGYVAAKTERIHIGSAITSFPTTKVHPARIAERAAMMDHLTEGRFEFGTGRGAGSHEVATFNGTELSQTKAMWDEVAHEIPRMWEQKDYSHHGEHFSVPTPHNILPKPYGTGHPPIWVACGNPATFAKAGSHGIGAIAFNFEPIHNLKGRVEAYKEASENVTDQIGQYQNNNVMMTNAVLCLEDREEARAIAKSNVRGYRVTMVNLYHDSMPKSPDAIIWPKKRERFELDDEMLDAAIEAGYMLCGNPEEVCQQVEAYQNVGCDQVVFGTPDEGLTHEQTIEMIEVFGKHVIPEFDKDPVHSTTRFREKAERKFPMFNNDVDPIVNEAEPPPFSVSI
- a CDS encoding crotonase/enoyl-CoA hydratase family protein, encoding MAGDTENHDLLVERDGHVLILTMNRPARFNALSGAMLIRMFDAYEEASNDPDIRCIVVTGAGGNFCAGADLRAMAGDAEDGDPMDTAARMAEDPDIVYKALFRHYRPTKPIVAAVEGVAIAGGTELLQAMEIRVAGESARFGVSEARWSLYPMGGSAVRLPRQIPYTQAAEILLTGKHILAPEAKDIGLIGHVVPDGEALDKALEIAHVVAANGPLSTAAITRTLHETDGMGLDEALHHEWDYGQAVFASNDAKEGPKAFAEKRTPDFTGT
- the gcvP gene encoding aminomethyl-transferring glycine dehydrogenase is translated as MPSNDDRPTLIELEGRDAFVGRHIGPPTRDREKMLAALGLPDIDALIDQTVPDDIRMTAPLDLPEPIGQQAAQDELKAIASANRPLTSLIGMGYHDTHTPPVIRRNIMENPGWYTAYTPYQPEISQGRLEALLNFQTMVSELSGMDLANASLLDEGTAAAEAMTMLHRVSRGKQGDRFVIDPECHPQTISVVETRAEPIGLETAVADPLTADLDGVYAVLVQYPGTTGAIPDLAAIIERCQAAGTLVAVAADPLALTVLTPPGELGADVVVGSTQRFGVPMGFGGPHAAYFAVREDHQRSLPGRLVGVSVDTGGRPALRLALQTREQHIRREKATSNICTSQVLLAVMASMFALHHGPVGLRRIARRINRLAAVLAQGLRDGGVEVVHDAFFDTVCARVPGRADKVMAIALAEGINLRRVDADTVAASLDETTGRDVIETVWHAFGVEADLDALDATVADPRPAALRRTTPALSHPIFSAYRSETELVRYMRKLVNRDIALDRSMIPLGSCTMKLNAATEMEPISWPELAGIHPFAPVDQTVGYQRMIDQLERWLVEITGYAAVSLQPNSGAQGELAGLLAIRAYHQSRGDHERDICVIPSSAHGTNAASAVMAGMRVAVVECDDLGNVDIAHLDKVVSEHRDQLAALMITYPSTHGVFEVEIRRICDMIHEAGGQVYLDGANLNAMVGLAQPGAFGADVSHLNLHKTFCIPHGGGGPGVGPIGVGEHLVPFLPNHPLNPVAGPPTGAGPIAAAPWGSAGILAIPWMYIRMMGGDGLREATETAILNANYIAKRLEDHYPVLYTGATDRVAHECILDTRVIKQEAGIEVDDIAKRLIDYGFHAPTMSFPVAGTLMVEPTESESLAEIDRFCDAMIAIHSEAKRVQGGDWPADDNPLVNAPHPAMEATADDWTHPYTRDEAVFPEAWDRENKYWPPVSRIDGVHGDRNLICSCPPLEDLAEA
- a CDS encoding CPBP family intramembrane glutamic endopeptidase, with the translated sequence MAPLPPPPPPPPRLPPPPPPRGSLAAGLGAHVYDHERSRWGLPDAVLAFVIFFTTSLVLGLAFAIVEGVDATLDGPWLPLLVVVPAACQFIYVAWAANAKGEGLVADLRARITFSDAAVGAALCISALILAGITAAAMVELFGEEPSAAVADLIEDSDGESSGLSVWIYLLAFLGATAIPVIEEVVFRGLWWSALEKRGFNQWSTLAITSLVFAVAHFEPWRTPILFVLGAVIGLGRIATGRIGASIFAHIYVNAIGMIFLLIELS